The nucleotide sequence CCAGACATTAGATCTCGAGGTGAGGTGTCAAAACGAGCCCGTGCCAGGTCAAATCGGGCATCAacgataatgctttaaaagaataaATCcgtcaagttttttttaatataatatataaataaatttagaagAATAAAAAATGTTCAAAAagaacaaatatttttaaaaaaatttcaaaatatcttaggCCTTGTTCATCAGGCTTTTTTTGCAGAATAAATCCGTCAGGCTTTTTTTGCCATTCATCAGGATTTGTTCACATAAGATCTAGATCCTTCATGCATAAATTCCATCACTAGACTTCACAATGAAGGTGAATGCTAGGCACCAGACATCACCAAATTTTATAATAAGATCGTATAATTACACCCGTCAGAGAAGAAATTACACATCTCTAGATCTTGCGACAATAAAGATTCATATCATCCATTGACTAATGATCCAGATGCAAATCATTTGTCCCACATCACTCCTGCAACAAGTTCAAAAGCATTCAAGTATAGATATAGTTTCAATCAATAGATCAGCAAGAAAGTCTTCTCTATCAGTCTTCTGTAATCAACCAAGGAATATCGGAAGCTCTACAATCAACTGGCACTGTGCCTACGATCCTCTTGTTTTCGACGAGTTGCAGAGATAGAGATATATCACAATGGGAACAATAAGCAATGAAAAACAATGAAGATTTGCTACTGCAGCTGCTTTAGAATGGCTCGTTCAAAATATTGTCTAAGAGATTGATTTCACGTTCTAAGCTCCATGAGAACTCATTCAACTCAGTGATCTTTAATGTGTATTCTCTGAAGTAACCATTGTGAGAAATGATGAAAATAGATGCCCTGATGGAGCAAAAACAACTGTCAGTGGAATCATATTGCAAATCATGAGGTCAGCACACTCAAACAATGGTTTGTACAGAACTCACCGAAAACCAGAAGCTCCTGAGGTACATGTAAGACTGTCAACATTGTAGATCCTAACATGGCTgaagcaaaggaaaaaaaaatagactaTCAATTTCACAAGGTAAGAAGACAAAGAAACTAGTAaactttttttttgtgaaaataagattgtggaattttttttttaccttttgaCACCGGCAAGGGCAGCATTGTGAAGAATGTGATGAAAAGTTTGGTCAAACGAATCAGACAACGTGTCAGGGATCAAGGAACCAATGACTCCACTTGGTTTTCTTCTGATACATGTGGGAAAAAAAATGAGATTGAAAAATCAGAAGATGAAAAGTTTGAGTAATGAAGAAAAAAAGGATGGAGGTAGTTCCAAAGCAATAACCATGAGACAAGATTGCAGCTTGCAAATGCAAACGTATTCAATTTCAGCAAGATTCTAGTATTAAATACCATCAAGATGCCAACCTTTGCTTTATTGCCTGCCCCAAGGAGAAAGTATGTAGGGAGCCAGATGAGCTTGTAGCAACTAGAAATTCAGGGAATTCAAGGCATGGCCCAAATGACAGGGAATAGATTGTTGATGGATATGTTCCTCTGCGGACACTATATGACTGTAAAGCAATGAATAAGACTTGAGTTATGCAAGGCAAAATTGAGGATGTAAGATCATACTATGATATTATACATTTCACATCATAAGAATTGATGAACCTCAGTAGCTTGCGAAACGAGGTGCACTCTGATGATAGTTCCTTGTTCAGAAGCTGTTGCCAAATATGTACCAGTGGAGGAGAATGTTATTCCAGCCAATGGTGAACGGTGTGCATCTATCTGTTGGGAAGAGTAAAGAAGATCAAGATTAAATTATAATGTCCCTTAGCCAGTGAAAGAAGGTTGGATATGTACCAGTGGAAGAGAATATTGAAAATGCTTCATaaaagcgctgagaaatagcttAATGAATTAAGAAAATGCAGCAAGAAAGTTTAAGGTAATACAACTTAACATTCTACCTGATTAATACAAGAAGGTGCTTCTCAAATGAGCTACTTATTCTGAAATCTAATCAAACAACTCATAAAATAGGGAGGGAAAGGTTCATTTATATCAACGTCCTAGTGTCAGAAAAGCTCATAAataaattttggaaatttttaatataatagatGAGGACAAAATACTTATCTAACAGGTTACAATAGAATGTCActaaaatagaaagaaaatagaaaaaaaaaaattcaagctgGAACCAGCCAGTCTAGCATCGTATTCACCTTACCAATCACGAAACACAAGCCACAAAATATTAGTATGTTCAACCTGGCGGACTGATTGGAGCTCAACTGTGTTGTAACTCAAGACAGATCCTTTACTTGTACTTGCTGGAAGAGCCAAATAACAACCTTCTGATCCAGGGCAAAATGCACAGAGTCCTGCAATGAAAGTAACAAGTTTTAATCTTAATCTAAATAATTGTTAGGGCCAGATCACAATAGTTCTCACTTTCAACAGGATATTATTTTTTGGATTTcaggaagtaaaaaaaaaaaaaacttcatgaTTGGATACTAGCGTAATAAAGTATGACCACTAAGGCGATGTTATTGCACATTTTAGGATGAATGTTGCAGATTAGTTAATGAATCTCATAAGAACTTCGTGCTTTTTTGGACTACAAAAAAGTCTTGTAATTTTCTTGATAAATAAAGGAAAGCCTTTTGTCATTCCAAACCTTTGTTGTTTGGTACTGTATCTATTGTCTCCAAAACAGCCAAGCTGTTCAAGTCATAAATATATGCTTTATCCTGCAAGATGACAATAAGCCTGTACGGtaaaaaatgaaaaatgtcatTTAGGATTCAAAGAATCAACAGAACAAAGAATATTGGATACAATAATCGAATACACAAAATAGATTGACttaatataaaagaaaaattgtCATATGCAGATATAATTTCATTAAAGGGTATCAATTTATTTTAAGTTTCTAAAGAAGACAGACAACCTGAGAAGTTTCACATTGTTAGATCAATATATAAATACTTGTTGTTTTCACTAAATCAGAGTTTTTGTAACATTGAAGTTAGGTAGCTTGACTTAACTTAAGTGCTTAACAATTTTGTAATCATCCGACCAAGTATGTCCTTTTTGAGGTCTACTACACAATTTTTGCCCTTGATTGGGCGCTACATAAAACTATATCACTAGtaattcaaatcaattaatttatttttattacactaattcttttttcccttttttttttgtcaatttaCATCTTCCACTCTAATTAATCCAACCCATCTTAACTCCTATCGTTTTATTATCAATTGTAGCAATATCTGATtgcttttaaataattatttatttcatCTTTCTCATATAGAATTCTCATATTAACCATAAACTACAggtcttttaaaaaatttctttttaacttAATGGACGCGACAATCACGCATGACTCCAAGAACTCCTGTCTATTTCCAATCATCTTGATTGTTCccttgattattttttattaaaaa is from Zingiber officinale cultivar Zhangliang chromosome 7B, Zo_v1.1, whole genome shotgun sequence and encodes:
- the LOC122006692 gene encoding autophagy-related protein 18b-like codes for the protein MKSSSVGSPSSSPIICASFNQDNSFFSVGTKDGFKIFDARSGRLCYERAVGAFNIVEMLFSTNLLAIVGAGEQPSLSPRRLCLFNFLTGSTLRELNYLTSVLAVRLNKKRLIVILQDKAYIYDLNSLAVLETIDTVPNNKGLCAFCPGSEGCYLALPASTSKGSVLSYNTVELQSVRQIDAHRSPLAGITFSSTGTYLATASEQGTIIRVHLVSQATESYSVRRGTYPSTIYSLSFGPCLEFPEFLVATSSSGSLHTFSLGQAIKQRRKPSGVIGSLIPDTLSDSFDQTFHHILHNAALAGVKSHVRIYNVDSLTCTSGASGFRASIFIISHNGYFREYTLKITELNEFSWSLEREINLLDNILNEPF